ATATTTTCGTCAACAAGTCAATCTATAATAtaaatgcaccgttacaattctggaagcgaatcaGTAAATGttgcgaaattcacacaatcaactaatacgaacgattatcacttttattcgtattcacgtcttccagttaagtctgtgacattactcactCGCCTTTTTTATTTCTATACATGACGATGCACAAACGAATCAAATTCTTTAAACTAGCTATCGATTAGTTTTGTTGCGCATGCCCTGTTGaccaaacgaaccgacttcggctataccggttcaCTGTTCCCGGTTTCGCACGTACCAGAAATAacggtcaaaaactccaaaacgacactcacttcattttctcagagatggcaaatTCAAATTTCTCAAACTTAGTCTCAACTTAAAGATCTTCTAGAACCATTTACTTGAGGTTCAGGAATCACAGGGTTAAGCTTGTTTAAATTCTTAAACTGTCATAAGAGCGACATTGCAAAATagggaaaacatcttctaaatttcgctagaaaaactgtttcaattaaaaaaaaggctATTTTAGGTTCGACCCGCACACACTTTCTTGTTTCTAGTTAAGAAgataaaattaataatataagaaaggcatcatcactctACTAAGTGGATTAgaaccgattttgaaaattgcgaATGGATAGCAGAGGTTTCCTGTAAAGTTTTGGGCTATCGATTTTAAtgttttatattattaaatatattttctAGTTTCAAGAATACCCTTTCAATCGACACTGTGCCTCATCTCGAGCCGGCAGCAACGTTGAAATGCTCTCCAACCAACCAGTTTGCGATCATTCCGGAAACGAAATCTGTTCTTTATCACCAGTAGCAGCTCGTTGTAAGACATGTGCCCGTCACCGTCGGCGTCAAACATTGCGAACACGATGTCGATCAGATGATCCGTCAAGGTCGATCCGGAGAAAAGTTTCACCGCACGCGAAAATTCGTCCTTCGAGATGGTGCCATTCACCGAGTGAAAAATTCGCATCGCCAGTGCGAAATCCGCTAGATTGTGCAGTACACGACAAAATCGTTCGAATTCCTCGAACGAAACTAAGCGACGGTTTGTAAGATTGTCGATTCGTCGAAGATATGTACCGTACTCGTGGGGTTTAAGTTGCGTGTAACGCAGTAATATCCTGGCGAAGTCTTCGTCTGTTATTTGGTCACCTCGCTGTGAGTACCGCCCAAACTCGATTTGTAGTATTTCTTTTTGCAGGCTTTCCATAAAACAACTGAACTGCTCGTAACTCATTGTTCTGGATCCGTCCATTCCGAAAAAGTGAATCTGTATTGTGGTAGGAAGAGCACCGTAGGCTTCGGAAGTAGCACCTTGTTTCGGTTCGAGTCGTTTCAAGATTTTTCTAGTGTTTTCATCTGCTTTCCTATCCTTAAACGATTGGCCAAGTAGTTGATGAATGATCAAAAATTCTTTCAAGTCCACGTGGTGATTACCATCCCTGTCGAACATATTGAACGCGATTCGGAATCCACTTTGAGGCTTTGTCAGTACCGACAACAGGAATAAGTACTCCGTGAAAGAAATAATACCTTTATCGGAAAGCATTCGGAACAACTTTGAGCTGCTTTTCCCCACTGGCGGTACAGAATCGTGaagttgccaaatttcatcattCGTCAATATCTTTCGCCTCAAACATGGTTTCGGATCGCGTTCC
This genomic window from Malaya genurostris strain Urasoe2022 chromosome 1, Malgen_1.1, whole genome shotgun sequence contains:
- the LOC131428074 gene encoding calcium uptake protein 3, mitochondrial-like; amino-acid sequence: MITADIRIVCVVGSGFVAALSYIRARDGQERRDNYSEGVRSQETAARLTDRERRFLSFASVECGRQIYMTPQDFLESVLERDPKPCLRRKILTNDEIWQLHDSVPPVGKSSSKLFRMLSDKGIISFTEYLFLLSVLTKPQSGFRIAFNMFDRDGNHHVDLKEFLIIHQLLGQSFKDRKADENTRKILKRLEPKQGATSEAYGALPTTIQIHFFGMDGSRTMSYEQFSCFMESLQKEILQIEFGRYSQRGDQITDEDFARILLRYTQLKPHEYGTYLRRIDNLTNRRLVSFEEFERFCRVLHNLADFALAMRIFHSVNGTISKDEFSRAVKLFSGSTLTDHLIDIVFAMFDADGDGHMSYNELLLVIKNRFRFRNDRKLVGWRAFQRCCRLEMRHSVD